One genomic segment of Syngnathus acus chromosome 1, fSynAcu1.2, whole genome shotgun sequence includes these proteins:
- the pik3r5 gene encoding phosphoinositide 3-kinase regulatory subunit 5 — MQHTSCTEDRIRHALDQSLDGLGCSPKAAHRWDVLMCSVGQSMNRWSLEEVVKRDPDNSIILLQQILRKTKEVQENRHYQLVAPLAIMFTSTLLQTPYCPPDMELLQNAMEVFSTFLTWPEPYCGVCRHLLSTLELEIKAPGISFQRLVREEQDLNLSCQSSKTVTVLLMNPSELPDDFVSVAEQLSCVRHPEKDTFITLIKHAFQSTLGTKYPLCDIHAVLQAKSAEELREMFSVVSGALETAAAMSSPLDGRDHVMRELEELRERLSIPPSSKRNCDGMLQTFPIPIAKCRVFHWEKDNFDVLNTLLEDERQNVSTGEQPKEDEDEADIEDDEGHDTLSIVSESYAPSFNSGADSDFFEDSDDSVGSPKSAKSSARLSQHLYRLLRKPKRSLNRAKSLGYRESKDLSVVREIRSNSLPHHVQLRSPEPSSSQVPSVFSSQFSRTVRQVCFRRRPILSCDQDEQNATLRVVVFGADHVAGKLARAYNSLRQKESARPHLSQVFKIQFYFVPVKRDSAAYLTSPTSQGINEVVNLNGTEDSTNDVAHLLGMLDPWYQRNTLSLLKLPANIVCQQTSKTESESYDSSYEHRLPILADLVLYYCRYATRPALIQLYQAELTLASGERRTEVFVYSLELGHTAGTRAIKAMGTASKRFGIDGDREAVALKLDIMYNQVVISGRSQCRRESKMCTSVNLTKACRNPEELDSQLECLQLSMTEVLKRQNGKSKKSYNMHLSLTEMKVNKVQVCGAADTTFAVCLDQDEKKVLQSVIRCDISLCSKPDSSSDWRQRQAQMSAQIQPLHPTFCSLLCLPIVTFSGALP; from the exons ATGCAGCACACCTCTTGCACGGAGGACAGGATCCGTCACGCTCTGGACCAAAGTCTGGATGGGCTGGGATGCAGTCCCAAAGCAGCTCACCGCTGGGATG TGCTGATGTGCTCCGTGGGCCAGTCAATGAACCGCTGGAGCCTGGAGGAAGTGGTCAAGAGAGACCCAGACAACTCCATCATCCTCTTGCAGCAGATCCTGAGGAAGACCAAAGAG GTCCAGGAGAATCGTCATTACCAACTAGTGGCGCCGCTTGCCATCATGTTCACCTCCACACTGCTGCAG ACGCCATACTGTCCTCCAGATATGGAGCTACTCCAGAACGCTATGGAGGTGTTCAGTACTTTCCTCACGTGGCCCGAACCGTACTGCGGCGTGTGTCGACATCTGCTCTCCACGCTCGAGCTGGAGATCAAGGCGCCGG GGATTTCCTTTCAGAGACTGGTGAGAGAAGAACAAGACCTGAACCTCAGCTGTCAATCCTCCAAGACCGT GACGGTTCTGCTGATGAACCCGAGCGAGTTGCCTGATGATTTTGTGTCAGTGGCCGAGCAGCTGAGTTGCGTTCGGCACCCGGAAAAAGATACCTTCATTACGCTCATCAAACATGCCTTCCAGTCCACGCTTGGCACCAAATATCCCCTCTGCGATATTCACGCAGTCTTGCAA GCAAAATCAGCCGAAGAACTGAGGGAGATGTTCTCCGTGGTCAGTGGTGCGTTAGAGACGGCTGCAGCCATGAGTTCTCCTCTGGACGGGCGTGACCATGTGATGCGGGAACTGGAGGAACTGAGGGAGAGACTGAGCATCCCTCCATCCAGCAAAAGGAATTGTGATG GAATGCTACAGACGTTCCCAATCCCCATAGCCAAGTGTCGCGTGTTCCACTGGGAAAAAGATAACTTTG ACGTCTTAAACACTCTTCTGGAGGACGAGCGGCAAAATGTGTCCACCGGGGAACAACCAaaggaggatgaggacgagGCGGACATTGAGGACGACGAGGGCCACGACACCTTGTCCATTGTGTCGGAGTCTTACGCTCCCTCGTTCAACTCCGGAGCAGACAGTGACTTTTTCGAGGATTCCGACGACTCCGTCGGCTCACCCAAGTCGGCCAAGTCTTCGGCTCGGCTCAGCCAGCACTTGTACCGCCTCCTACGGAAGCCCAAGAGGTCGCTAAACCGCGCCAAAAGTTTGGGATACAGGGAATCCAAAGACTTGTCTGTAGTGCGGGAGATCCGTTCCAACTCGCTACCTCACCACGTGCAACTTCGTAGTCCCGAGCCGTCATCCTCTCAGGTTCCGTCAGTTTTCAGTTCTCAGTTCTCTCGGACCGTCCGGCAGGTTTGCTTCAGAAGGCGACCCATCCTCAGCTGCGACCAGGACGAGCAGAACGCCACGCTGAGGGTGGTGGTGTTCGGCGCCGACCACGTCGCCGGCAAGTTGGCGCGGGCCTACAACAGCctgagacaaaaagaaagcgCTCGTCCTCATCTCAGCCAAGTCTTCAAAATTCAGTTCTACTTTGTGCCTGTTAAGAGAGACTCAGCAGCTTATCTCACTTCTCCCACATCTCAAGGAATCAAT GAGGTCGTCAATCTTAATGGAACAGAAGACAGCACTAATGACGTGGCCCATCTCCTCGGGATGCTGGATCCCTGGTACCAAAGAAACACTCTCAGCCTGCTTAAGTTACCCGCCAATATCGTCTGTCAG CAAACATCCAAGACTGAGTCAGAGTCGTACGACAGCTCATACGAACATCGACTCCCGATTCTCGCCGACCTGGTCCTTTACTATTGCCGTTACGCAACACGGCCGGCTCTGATCCAACTCTACCAAGCTGAG TTGACGTTAGCCAGTGGCGAAAGACGGACGGAGGTGTTTGTCTATTCCCTCGAGTTGGGTCACACTGCCGGGACCAGAGCCATCAAGGCAATGG GCACGGCCAGCAAACGGTTTGGTATCGATGGTGACCGAGAAGCTGTGGCTTTAAAGCTCGACATCATGTACAATCAA GTCGTCATAAGTGGGAGGAGTCAGTGCAGAAGAGAATCGAAAATGTGCACTTCAGTCAACTTGACTAAAGCCTGCAGGAATCCTGAAGAGTTAG ACTCACAGCTGGAGTGCCTGCAACTCAGCATGACCGAGGTTCTAAAGAGACAGAATGGGAAAAGCAAGAAGAGCTACAACATG CACCTGAGCTTGACTGAGATGAAGGTGAACAAGGTGCAGGTCTGCGGTGCTGCAGACACCACCTTTGCCGTCTGTCTGGACCAGGATGAGAAGAAGGTACTGCAAAGTGTCATCAG GTGCGACATCTCCCTGTGCTCCAAACCCGACAGCTCTTCAGATTGGAGGCAGCGGCAGGCCCAAATGTCGGCCCAAATTCAGCCCCTGCACCCGACCTTCTGCTCGCTCCTCTGTCTGCCCATCGTCACCTTCAGCGGAGCACTACCCTGA
- the LOC119129409 gene encoding phosphoinositide 3-kinase regulatory subunit 6 isoform X2, with protein sequence MNCQALWDNADRLFNMESKAGRFPTVPERELYRSIQAVLPRETDVRQSPDCHNKGILRWTLHKKVRNNPANSLSLLWVLIKELEKAERWDSLEYVIPLLHTLMYAIIQTAYIPDELYKRVYDFCKRLLTYPLPYCTIGLSYTRRIKMERSVPGLLYQRMVVAEQRLKNEHYPFQERIFVLADPEVFSASLAQVLLADIEAASSSSSVEHKRSVVQHSIQAALGEQCHASNLAKILKDIDVEPYFQDVIATAERCVEDDCSRVGSALKSHLQQLHGDIVTGPNLDAASVGALFDCPLPNPDMSFHLWTEEVDIWREVAKWLRSSSSSEQFSLNPEHEDPELGDSPGDLMPPDKTRFSVLSNDSGIERDLPHGGDSSPVALIESGSAGASWEPCKSEQESVRLSRRGGMKVKPSVKDSVALMQVTMEGHAGVLGDKGGGREVTLQRRAGSHAFLRQQRIFTARIVVMGGDAIMGRLAKAYYCLRKREARRAFLSMKVNLQFYYIPVCVSPTTTSSGKENFQRKHNPCTLGSYLSVVDPWYNCNISSLGCMMPKLAKMQQTNPSRSKEPFVSDVISYYVRMGQQPVNFNIYFVKLTFSSMTKEPVEDVFLTHLEVAVPHLRHASAPMREKSKKSVADLHGALVCVSYKKVTLSGRDTDRGLPMRTTGARVNAIPSSAKEDLNSLTLTLKEWSAKAKNNIGEFKIRSNNIKMCSLETLSSLKVTLDGDCQRIYNDVESIEIIPCLDPGYFVQKNTMSKLKLGDHKDAGLSKYMSKGLGVPVNTFAGFID encoded by the exons ATGAACTGCCAGGCCCTTTGGGATAACGCCGACAGGTTGTTCAACATGGAGTCCAAGG CCGGCCGTTTCCCGACGGTTCCAGAGCGAGAGCTGTACCGCAGCATCCAGGCTGTGCTGCCTCGAGAAACGGACGTCCGCCAGTCCCCAGATTGTCACAACAAAG GAATTTTAAGATGGACGTTGCACAAGAAGGTTCGGAACAATCCTGCCAACAGCTTGTCTCTACTGTGGGTTCTGATAAAAGAACTGGAGAAG GCGGAGAGGTGGGACAGCCTCGAATACGTCATTCCTTTGCTCCACACGCTCATGTATGCCATCATTCAG ACAGCCTACATCCCAGATGAGTTGTATAAGCGTGTTTATGACTTCTGTAAGCGACTGCTGACCTACCCTCTGCCCTACTGCACCATTGGGCTCAGCTACACCAGGCGAATAAAAATGGAGCGCTCCGTTCCAG GTCTTCTGTATCAGAGGATGGTGGTAGCGGAGCAGAGACTGAAGAATGAGCATTACCCCTTTCAGGAGAG GATTTTTGTTCTGGCCGATCCGGAGGTCTTTTCTGCTTCTCTGGCACAAGTGCTGTTGGCTGACATTGAGGCGGCATCTTCTTCAAGTTCAGTAGAGCACAAGCGCAGTGTGGTCCAACACTCCATCCAGGCCGCTCTAGGAGAGCAGTGCCATGCATCCAACCTGGCGAAGATCTTGAAA GATATAGACGTGGAGCCTTATTTTCAGGATGTGATTGCAACTGCGGAGCGGTGTGTGGAAGACGATTGCAGCAGGGTGGGGAGTGCGCTCAAGAGCCATCTTCAGCAGCTGCACGGCGATATTGTCACGGGCCCAAACCTGG ACGCTGCTTCCGTCGGAGCGCTTTTTGACTGCCCACTTCCGAACCCTGACATGAGCTTCCACCTGTGGACAGAGGAAGTGGATATCT GGCGAGAGGTAGCCAAGTGGCTGCGATCCAGTTCGTCATCAGAGCAGTTCTCCCTCAATCCGGAGCACGAGGACCCCGAGCTGGGCGACTCGCCGGGTGACCTGATGCCACCCGACAAGACCCGCTTCTCCGTCCTGTCCAACGACAGCGGCATCGAAAGAGACCTGCCCCACGGTGGAGACTCGTCGCCGGTGGCGTTGATCGAATCGGGCAGCGCCGGTGCCTCATGGGAACCCTGCAAGAG CGAGCAAGAGTCTGTCAGGTTGTCCCGACGTGGAGGCATGAAGGTGAAACCGTCTGTGAAGGACAGCGTGGCACTGATGCAGGTCACCATGGAGGGTCACGCGGGAGTACTTGGCGATAAGGGCGGAGGAAGAGAGGTCACACTGCAGAGGAGAGCAGGAAGCCATGCTTTCCTCAGACAGCAGCGGATTTTTACTGCCAGAATTGTCGTCATGGGTGGTGATGCCATTATGGGGCGCCTGGCTAAAGCCTACTACTGCTTAAG GAAAAGAGAAGCCCGGAGAGCTTTTCTTAGCATGAAAGTTAACCTGCAGTTTTACTACATCCCTGTTTGTGTGTCGCCAACTACTACGTCCTCTGGCAAG GAGAACTTTCAGCGCAAGCACAATCCATGCACTCTTGGATCTTACTTGAGCGTGGTGGACCCGTGGTACAACTGCAACATCAGCAGTTTAGGCTGCATGATGCCCAAGCTGGCGAAAATG CAACAAACGAACCCATCGAGGTCAAAAGAACCGTTTGTGTCCGACGTCATTTCCTACTACGTGCGAATGGGCCAGCAGCCAGTCAACTTCAACATCTACTTTGTCAAG CTTACATTTAGCAGCATGACCAAGGAACCAGTGGAAGATGTCTTCCTCACACATTTAGAGGTGGCCGTTCCTCATCTCCGACACGCTTCAGCGCCCATGAGAG AGAAGTCGAAGAAGAGTGTGGCTGATCTACACGGAGCACTTGTCTGCGTCAGTTACAAAAaa gtgacACTAAGTGGCCGCGACACTGACAGAGGCCTCCCCATGAGGACAACTGGCGCTCGCGTCAATGCGATTCCCTCGAGTGCAAAAGAAG ATCTCAACTCTTTGACACTCACCTTGAAGGAATGGTCAGCGAAAGCTAAAAACAACATCGGC GAGTTCAAAATCAGGAGCAATAACATCAAGATGTGTTCACTGGAGACTCTGTCCTCACTCAAAGTGACCTTAGACGGAGACTGTCAGAGGATCTACAATGATGTGGAGAG CATCGAAATCATTCCCTGCCTTGACCCTGGATACTTTGTCCAAAAAAACACGATGTCCAAATTGAAGCTGGGCGATCACAAGGACGCCGGCCTGAGCAAATACATGAGCAAAGGACTTGGTGTGCCCGTCAACACCTTTGCCGGCTTCATCGACTGA
- the LOC119121626 gene encoding uncharacterized protein LOC119121626 — protein sequence MNFSKLLCLVLVYSEQFGQVLATVQTGKDCKGTADATVTCKRKKDETVKLTIAGTANNPVRWKKGTTTISAQAAKYELDGDKNKILTILNLKEGDEETYTAEGTSPVEKFQVQVVDCLGGKSTKPAGLCQGKPGGSIRLGLSDATGSSLSWMKDGTAITTGDKYDGPVNAATLKIKDLDDGDEKEFTGGITGAMEKFIVQVADCFGDTGTVQCQGKLNEALKLRISAAVSGTVTWEKVDGQLPSNNQKVGTNNVGLKLAPLTAADAGTYKATYDSKDVSFTVRIPGEFDVAGRSTHWYESRKALTRKHFAFHWQWKPTNKQAHSAALFVLQTALAVLRAKVCDTGAGGGDTKKESTENGKDNSGGGGGGGGGSSNSGTDQVNLGEGKGTGKGAGDHGGGGGGLSYSPALLVTVTLVHLLLQLAA from the exons TGCTGGCAACAGTGCAGACAGGAAAAGATTGCAAGGGCACCGCTGACGCAACTGTGACGTGCAAGCGCAAGAAGGACGAAACCGTCAAATTGACAATCGCAGGCACAGCTAACAATCCTGTCAGATGGAAGAAAGGAACTACTACAATATCGGCACAAGCTGCTAAGTATGAGTTAGatggtgacaaaaacaaaatactgaCGATCCTGAACCTGAAAGAAGGCGACGAGGAAACCTACACGGCCGAAGGCACCTCACCGGTCGAAAAGTTCCAGGTCCAAG TGGTGGACTGCTTGGGTGGCAAATCCACCAAACCAGCCGGCCTGTGCCAGGGCAAGCCGGGTGGCAGCATCAGATTGGGGCTCTCAGACGCAACTGGCAGCTCACTCTCCTGGATGAAGGATGGGACGGCCATTACGACCGGTGACAAGTACGACGGTCCAGTCAACGCGGCTACCCTGAAGATCAAGGACCTGGACGACGGCGACGAGAAAGAGTTCACGGGCGGCATCACCGGCGCAATGGAAAAGTTTATCGTCCAAG TGGCCGACTGCTTTGGCGACACGGGAACCGTGCAGTGCCAGGGCAAGCTGAACGAAGCCCTCAAATTGAGAATCTCAGCCGCAGTTAGTGGTACTGTCACCTGGGAGAAAGTGGACGGCCAGTTACCCAGCAACAACCAGAAAGTAGGAACCAATAACGTAGGTCTGAAACTCGCGCCCCTGACAGCAGCCGACGCGGGAACCTACAAGGCCACCTACGACTCCAAGGATGTGTCCTTCACTGTCAGAATTCCGGGTGAGTTTGATGTTGCAGGACGATCCACTCACTGGTACGAGAGCCGAAAAGCTTTGACCcgaaaacattttgcattccATTGGCAGTGGAAACCAACCAATAAGCAAGCCCATTCAgcagcactttttgttttacaaaccGCACTCGCAGTACTGCGCGCAAAAGTGTGCG ACACCGGTGCGGGCGGCGGCGACACCAAAAAGGAGTCAACTGAGAACGGCAAGGAcaacagcggcggcggcggcggcggcggcggcggcagcagtaACAGCGGCACTGACCAAGTCAATTTGGGCGAGGGCAAGGGCACGGGCAAGGGCGCCGGCGatcacggcggcggcggcggcggcctgtCCTACTCACCTGCTCTGCTGGTGACGGTCACCCTGGTGCATCTGCTGCTTCAGCTGGCCGCCTAG
- the LOC119129409 gene encoding phosphoinositide 3-kinase regulatory subunit 6 isoform X1 — MNCQALWDNADRLFNMESKAGRFPTVPERELYRSIQAVLPRETDVRQSPDCHNKGILRWTLHKKVRNNPANSLSLLWVLIKELEKAERWDSLEYVIPLLHTLMYAIIQTAYIPDELYKRVYDFCKRLLTYPLPYCTIGLSYTRRIKMERSVPDPSQGCYGELVEPMLAHAAGLLYQRMVVAEQRLKNEHYPFQERIFVLADPEVFSASLAQVLLADIEAASSSSSVEHKRSVVQHSIQAALGEQCHASNLAKILKDIDVEPYFQDVIATAERCVEDDCSRVGSALKSHLQQLHGDIVTGPNLDAASVGALFDCPLPNPDMSFHLWTEEVDIWREVAKWLRSSSSSEQFSLNPEHEDPELGDSPGDLMPPDKTRFSVLSNDSGIERDLPHGGDSSPVALIESGSAGASWEPCKSEQESVRLSRRGGMKVKPSVKDSVALMQVTMEGHAGVLGDKGGGREVTLQRRAGSHAFLRQQRIFTARIVVMGGDAIMGRLAKAYYCLRKREARRAFLSMKVNLQFYYIPVCVSPTTTSSGKENFQRKHNPCTLGSYLSVVDPWYNCNISSLGCMMPKLAKMQQTNPSRSKEPFVSDVISYYVRMGQQPVNFNIYFVKLTFSSMTKEPVEDVFLTHLEVAVPHLRHASAPMREKSKKSVADLHGALVCVSYKKVTLSGRDTDRGLPMRTTGARVNAIPSSAKEDLNSLTLTLKEWSAKAKNNIGEFKIRSNNIKMCSLETLSSLKVTLDGDCQRIYNDVESIEIIPCLDPGYFVQKNTMSKLKLGDHKDAGLSKYMSKGLGVPVNTFAGFID; from the exons ATGAACTGCCAGGCCCTTTGGGATAACGCCGACAGGTTGTTCAACATGGAGTCCAAGG CCGGCCGTTTCCCGACGGTTCCAGAGCGAGAGCTGTACCGCAGCATCCAGGCTGTGCTGCCTCGAGAAACGGACGTCCGCCAGTCCCCAGATTGTCACAACAAAG GAATTTTAAGATGGACGTTGCACAAGAAGGTTCGGAACAATCCTGCCAACAGCTTGTCTCTACTGTGGGTTCTGATAAAAGAACTGGAGAAG GCGGAGAGGTGGGACAGCCTCGAATACGTCATTCCTTTGCTCCACACGCTCATGTATGCCATCATTCAG ACAGCCTACATCCCAGATGAGTTGTATAAGCGTGTTTATGACTTCTGTAAGCGACTGCTGACCTACCCTCTGCCCTACTGCACCATTGGGCTCAGCTACACCAGGCGAATAAAAATGGAGCGCTCCGTTCCAG ATCCCTCGCAGGGTTGCTACGGTGAGCTGGTTGAACCAATGCTCGCACATGCTGCAGGTCTTCTGTATCAGAGGATGGTGGTAGCGGAGCAGAGACTGAAGAATGAGCATTACCCCTTTCAGGAGAG GATTTTTGTTCTGGCCGATCCGGAGGTCTTTTCTGCTTCTCTGGCACAAGTGCTGTTGGCTGACATTGAGGCGGCATCTTCTTCAAGTTCAGTAGAGCACAAGCGCAGTGTGGTCCAACACTCCATCCAGGCCGCTCTAGGAGAGCAGTGCCATGCATCCAACCTGGCGAAGATCTTGAAA GATATAGACGTGGAGCCTTATTTTCAGGATGTGATTGCAACTGCGGAGCGGTGTGTGGAAGACGATTGCAGCAGGGTGGGGAGTGCGCTCAAGAGCCATCTTCAGCAGCTGCACGGCGATATTGTCACGGGCCCAAACCTGG ACGCTGCTTCCGTCGGAGCGCTTTTTGACTGCCCACTTCCGAACCCTGACATGAGCTTCCACCTGTGGACAGAGGAAGTGGATATCT GGCGAGAGGTAGCCAAGTGGCTGCGATCCAGTTCGTCATCAGAGCAGTTCTCCCTCAATCCGGAGCACGAGGACCCCGAGCTGGGCGACTCGCCGGGTGACCTGATGCCACCCGACAAGACCCGCTTCTCCGTCCTGTCCAACGACAGCGGCATCGAAAGAGACCTGCCCCACGGTGGAGACTCGTCGCCGGTGGCGTTGATCGAATCGGGCAGCGCCGGTGCCTCATGGGAACCCTGCAAGAG CGAGCAAGAGTCTGTCAGGTTGTCCCGACGTGGAGGCATGAAGGTGAAACCGTCTGTGAAGGACAGCGTGGCACTGATGCAGGTCACCATGGAGGGTCACGCGGGAGTACTTGGCGATAAGGGCGGAGGAAGAGAGGTCACACTGCAGAGGAGAGCAGGAAGCCATGCTTTCCTCAGACAGCAGCGGATTTTTACTGCCAGAATTGTCGTCATGGGTGGTGATGCCATTATGGGGCGCCTGGCTAAAGCCTACTACTGCTTAAG GAAAAGAGAAGCCCGGAGAGCTTTTCTTAGCATGAAAGTTAACCTGCAGTTTTACTACATCCCTGTTTGTGTGTCGCCAACTACTACGTCCTCTGGCAAG GAGAACTTTCAGCGCAAGCACAATCCATGCACTCTTGGATCTTACTTGAGCGTGGTGGACCCGTGGTACAACTGCAACATCAGCAGTTTAGGCTGCATGATGCCCAAGCTGGCGAAAATG CAACAAACGAACCCATCGAGGTCAAAAGAACCGTTTGTGTCCGACGTCATTTCCTACTACGTGCGAATGGGCCAGCAGCCAGTCAACTTCAACATCTACTTTGTCAAG CTTACATTTAGCAGCATGACCAAGGAACCAGTGGAAGATGTCTTCCTCACACATTTAGAGGTGGCCGTTCCTCATCTCCGACACGCTTCAGCGCCCATGAGAG AGAAGTCGAAGAAGAGTGTGGCTGATCTACACGGAGCACTTGTCTGCGTCAGTTACAAAAaa gtgacACTAAGTGGCCGCGACACTGACAGAGGCCTCCCCATGAGGACAACTGGCGCTCGCGTCAATGCGATTCCCTCGAGTGCAAAAGAAG ATCTCAACTCTTTGACACTCACCTTGAAGGAATGGTCAGCGAAAGCTAAAAACAACATCGGC GAGTTCAAAATCAGGAGCAATAACATCAAGATGTGTTCACTGGAGACTCTGTCCTCACTCAAAGTGACCTTAGACGGAGACTGTCAGAGGATCTACAATGATGTGGAGAG CATCGAAATCATTCCCTGCCTTGACCCTGGATACTTTGTCCAAAAAAACACGATGTCCAAATTGAAGCTGGGCGATCACAAGGACGCCGGCCTGAGCAAATACATGAGCAAAGGACTTGGTGTGCCCGTCAACACCTTTGCCGGCTTCATCGACTGA